The Leptidea sinapis chromosome 37, ilLepSina1.1, whole genome shotgun sequence region agggttaaattggacaaggttcaatttaccccgcgaccgcgaccttctcgagagaggactcgatagaagacacaagtttctcccggcactggtcgacgttttcccgagagagacctgcatggcccgtgtatacgccATCACCAGTGTTGTCGTCTGCATGGCAATGTGTGTTGGAGGTgttcaacatatcattgatatgcagaagaaacagcacacagccttggggcacttcaACGTTCTCGGGCTTGGGATTCAAGCAAAAACcctcgacaacgacctgtatgctgcgcccagtgaggaagctggaagtccacttgcataagctctcgggaagcccaaatgatgaatgttttgagaggagcgccttgtgccaaaCACGattaaaggccttcgctatatccaggctaaatgccaggccttcccccttgctttcaatagccgccgcctatCTATGTGtgaggtataccagaagatcgcctgccgaccgaccatggcgaaagccgtactgccggttgTTAATCAACGGGTGatcctcaaggtataccaagagctggcagttaattatgctctccatgattttggagagcagggaggtaatagcaataggcctgtagtttgccggatccaaactgtctcctttttttggatcggatggacaagggctgacttccatgtgtcagggactacgccttttgaataaaagtacCGGAACGTTCTAGCCTATATTTCACAATATAGGCTAGAACGTAGGAATTGGAGGATAGGAATCTACACTTGCATCAGAATGTAGGAATAGGAATCTACATTAGAATAATAGACATTACAAAAAGCACATATTAAAAACGATTGTCCAGACATATTTGCAGGTTTCGATCTTGTTGGTCATGAAGAATTAGACAAATCATACGGCGAAACGAATTGGTTTGGGAAATCGAAAGATGAAAATTTATTAGATGCAATTTTGCGTGAAATTAAACGCATTTGTCACGTATATGCATAAATAAGACACCCAGATTAAATGTGTTTTGTGAAGGTAAAAGGTATTGAAGTTGAAGCTAACTTGATATCAAACATTTACATATACAAAATCATCCATTTGCTACGTATTTGGCTTCGAATATGCATATAGTTATTCCTAGTGATGATACTCGAGTGTGGGGTTCCGATCCACTATCCCATGAACCAACACGTAGTAAATGTTCGTTGCTGTTGTCAGTAAAAAagcagataatataataataataataaaagagcATACTAAAACAGCAAGCTTCAAGTTCTATAAGGTATATTGATCTTAATAATAGAGATAAGATAAAACGCTGAAATGTACCAACCATAGATGGTATCGTTTTATAAAAGAGGTCTTATGACATGTAAAAGTTGaatcgaaaaaaaataataattgctcGCTGTATGGAAAAAAAAGACTTAAGGCAACACGATAGAACTGAAAACTTTATCATGGTGAGGTTATTAACACCAAAATTCATACATTTTTTGGTCCATAAAGTATAATAAAGTACCATCTCGCTTTACTGAGTACACAAAGCCTTTTAGACGCCAATTTCGCCAACTGATCACGAAACTGATCGTTGGACgttgctcgatatatcgacgtcGAGTATGCCGATACCAGCTGCGGTAGTTGGAAGAGTGATgtaatcgaggggatacgaatAAGGGAGAACTTTAAGCGTTGATCGAACAGCCTTGTATCTTCTTAGGGTTAAAGTGGGCTAAATTTTGCCGGACCAGTTCCGAGATTTTGCAAAAGTTTGTTTCAATGTTAGACACAACTTTGTTCGTTTTCTTGTCGACGCTATCTTGGGAGATGTTTGGCCGGTGTAAGAAGTATACCCTATGATGTCGTCTGCacagcaatgaatactgctgatttgcagcatatcaatatgcagaagaaacagtgttgGGGATAGCACGTCATACTTTGCAAGACTTATGGGTCGatgttttaagtcggagcatgcaccgtcgATAAATATCTTGATTTTCCGATCAGCCCAAAAGCTAGTGAAGATCGCCAGCTGAGCGACCTTGACGGTAATTGTGAttgtgtattaatataaaatattataatactctGGTCACTGATACGCTACTATATTCTTGGGCTATATTACCGATACAACAAACATAATTCCGTTTCTTACGTCattaactatattttaaaatgaaagttCCCAAATCTAtttgaattttgttaataactaAATATGTATAATGTTTTACTATGTATTGTCACTCTACAAAATAACAAAGAGTTGATAGATTGACTGTTGTTTTGAAtgcttatattttttcatttattataaatattttactaatgaGAAGTAACGAGATAACAAACTAAGAATAATTAGAAGcggtaattataaataatgcaaTTTGATTCATACACCAGTAATATTATTGGAAAATAAATCAGTGTTTATTTGCTATCTGCAGACTTCCCTGTTTTTCTTATCACTCATATTAAAAACAACATTACTAACATACTTTTGTACTAAGATAAATTCGCGGAATCATCCCAATTGCGACCGAGCGTAGCtcttatataaatatcaaataatgcAAGTTTCATTCAGTCTAGGTCAGTTGCCCGACCCtgacaagatgttaagttttatttgtgtagttttTTTGTTATCTGGACATGTGTGCGGGATATCATTGCGCCAATACTTAAACGTGAGATCGCGAGTCATTGAACAAGAGCTAGAGAAACAAGTTGGTGGGAATCTGAATCTGACAGAAGAAGAAAAAATCGTAAACGATATATTAATGCGCTGGAAAAATGTGGAGCTAGACGAATCATTTAAGAATCCAAGtttctttaatttttcaaaacacTATTTTTCTTATAGAGACCAGATAAAGAATTCAAAAGTATACCAAATAATAAGAAGAATGCCTAAAGGAGCTGCATTACACATTCATAGTACTCTGATGCTTAGCACGGATAAACTAATGGCCCTGACGTATGAGAAACACTTATACGCGTGTCTAGCTGATGGAGAATTAGATCTACAATTCTCAAGACTGCCTCCCCAACGACCTTGCTCCTTTAAGTGGATCCTTTTAAGCGAATTAAGAGAGAGATCCAATAACGTTACACGTTTTGATTCAGAGCTgagaaagtattttacaatggttaCAAATGATGAAAGGTTTTATGACAAAGATATTAATTATACTTGGAAAAAGTTTAATAAGGTGTGTAAAACTATACAATCACTGATTTCGTATCGACCAGTTCGCGAGAAATTTTTTTTGGAAGCACTAAATGAGTTTTATAgcgataatattatgtacatcgAGATTAGAAGTGGTTTGTCAAGGTTGTATGAATTGGATGGCAGAGTTCATAATCAAACGTATTGGCCATATCTGATGCAAAGAGTTGCAAATCAGTTTAAAAAAGAACATCCAGATTTTATAGGAATTAAATTGATCCTTACGCGAAGTCGATTAAGATCCGTTAATGAGACATTAGAAGCCGCAAGagaaattaaagaatatcttcCTGATATTTTTGCTGGATTTGATCTGGTTGGACAAGAAGATATTGGGAAACCACTGTCTGATTATGTACCAACTCTCTTGGAAGCAAAGAAGAATATGAAGTTCTTTTTCCACGGTGGCGAAACAAATTGGTTCGGAACATCAACAGATGAAAATCTGGTAGACGCTATTCTCCTTGGGGCAAAGCGCATTGGTCACGGCTACGCACTGATAAAACATCCAGATTTAATGGATGCTGTGAAGAAGAAAGATATAGCGGTTGAAGTAAATGTGATTTCAAACACTGTGCTGTCTTTGGTCCGTGATGTAAGGAACCATCCCTTGGCTACATATTTGGCTACAGATATGCCAATAGTAATTTCTAGTGATGATCCTGGTATGTGGGATTCAGACCCACTTTCGCATGACTTTTACGTGATGTTCGTTGGTGTAGCCAGTAAAAAAGCAGACTTAAGGACGTTAAAGCAGTTAGTGATAAATTCCATAAGATATAGTGAGTTAGATAATAGAGGTAAGAGAtccatgtttaaaatatttaataaaaaatggcaTTGTTTCATAAGATCATTAATAACACTGCATAAATCATGAACACTTAATCGAAAATAATTTTCGTTACTTTTTCTGAGATGGACGAGTTTTCTAGTATTAATAAGTATTCGCTGCCGAAAAATAAAAGACGTCAGTAAAAgtaaaataccagtgggaggctcctttgcacagaaagccggctagattatgggtaccacaacggcgcctatttctgccgtgaagcagtaatgtgtaaacattactgtgtttcggtctgaagggcgccgcagctactgaaattactgggcaaatgagacttaacgtcttgtgtctcaaggtgacgagcgcaattgcagtgcccctcagaatttttcaataatcctgagcggcactgcattgtaatgggtcggacatatcaattaccatcagctgaatgtcctgctcgtctcgtcccttattttcataaataataaaagacatTTAAGGTACACTTATAACTTCttaatctaaaaatattatggGGTAAAAAAGAAGACTAGATTTAGTATAgaacacaaaattttgattttattaatcgAAACTGGTTCAAAAACCGTAATTTAACAACGCTCGtttgaatatttacataaatatgtattttagtaTAAGTacgtattatttattgtataattaataataatatagctataTTGGCTTGTTTGACAAGTTGTAGAGTGATAATAGAATTAGGTAGGTATGTAGGTATTGCGTAAACTTTCTGAATTCTAAGTAGGTTAGATCTCAGTTCACAGACTATCAAATCTGcaagtaatataattatagtataatttAAGCTTTTCAAAAAGtagatagaaaaataatattatacaagtcATATCTATTTaagaatcataatattaataaggtTTAAGATAAAAAATTGCGTATTACTAATTTGACTGTACtgcaatgtaataaaataatattttaaattaatactttctTTTATTATTCTAAAGGAAATCAGTGTGAATAATTCTTCATTGCGAATATATTATTCGATAatgtatttacataataattatcaattgattacaaataaaaacagaatatgaatattaagactttttattacttatcatgagtaaattaaaaaccggattatattatacttttaaataagttaggatatcatccccaccatctggatgtgtggcggtcctccacagtgcggtttctaggagctttcttccacgtactacaaagctgtggaatgaacttccttgtgcggtgtttccgggacgatacgacatgggtatcttcaaaaaaagcgcgtacaccttccttaaaggccggaaacgctcctgtgtttcctctggtttgcaagagattgtgggcggcggtgatcacttaacaacaggtgacgcgtacgctcgtttgtcctcctaagaggaatcacaggagcgttgcggaCCTATTTGTATGAACGAAACAAGCAACAAGAACAAGCGGCCAGTGGACACTCACACATGCCCCGGACCATTATGTAGTAGCTTAGTCTCTGTACCTTGTTTTACTCATGTGGCGATATAGTCGGTAGAATACTTTTTtcagtttatttgtaagcatttagcatattcttgttttattctcaagtataactttataccatgtttatttgtaaggccgttactGTATAAACTCTGAAGCGTCCTGTATGCATATATGGCTATCCGTTTGTCATCTCCTCCCCTCGAAGTGCGACGACGTCgataccacagtagacatatatgTCTACTATATTGATACGCCTTTTTTAACTCTTAGCATAGTCACCAGAGTGCTCGAATTAGAGACGGGATTACGGCGTTATCAAATACAAATTCTCTAGACACATTgcgtttattattattcaggggaaaatcttatgagttcgcgtcactgacatgctcatgactggcacacggtattaaataaataatttaaatgttaatattatacatatacccgacagacgatgtccagtacacacgtgttaaatttgaaaaatcggaaaattcactggaacactctaaaaaaattaatcaaaatcggttcagccatttaggaggtagttcaattgtgaatctaaaccatcctcgaatccacttgaacacacacagataatttcattcaaatcggtccagccgtttaggaggagttcactgtcaaaacacgtacagaagaatcaTTTATGTAAAGAagatagttagacactttttggatatATCAAATCTCGTAAGTTTGCGTCACCttaatgcttatagcagtatatctgtagctatacagctgacgtattgtacaataatagtgctgtgtatatcatATAACTGAAATTGAATAGATTTAGTGAACAGTTCAATGTGTTTAAACTGTGCATTGTTGGCATGATGTTTTTgattcattaatatattataagttttaaaaattaattgaaattaataatttaattgttttgaaacattattaaattaatcttaatCGTTCTTAGTTTttacttctatcggcagtctctactgccaaaattttttgtttgtaacgcACTGCGTCGATCATACGAAATTGTAATCCAACTCGTGAGTACTCAAAGTAAACATAAAAACTCTTTCCTGCGGATGCATAACATAAGCAATAGGGAATGACGGGTATAGTAACTATAGCTGTTGTAGTACATATACCTGAAATCgagtctatattatatattttagagcGCGGCGACAAAcccaataacaatttttttaaagtttgattAATGTTTACCAATATTTACCAATACTTAACTGGAAATAAATGCGAATGTACCtacactttttaatttaatttaaatgtgtacatataatattttgtttaaaaatttcaatattttactttagattttagaattatttaattacgATCAAAGTTAGATAGCTCTACTTCATTTAATATCGCCGTTATTGCGCCATTCTTGCGTTTGtgtttgtgcgtttaccacaaaaCAATGTAGTCGTATCATGGCTCTTCAAAAACATCTTTTATAGCCTGgcatagtatcggaatactggatctcaaaatctcaagcgattccaattccgcggtcatctagagggcaaagctaaattggcgTCGAAGAAGCTGGACGTCATAATTAGAACACGGCAATTCTTCAAACCGCCCCTACTCACACATTCTatcactctacaaagcgcaggtccggccacatatgaagTATTGCTCTAATCTCTGGTCTACCAGTATCAGCTCGTTTCATAAGActgcgtgcaacacagagcaccTTGAAGTTTCGGGGAcgcagtgctctgtaaacggctggatcacttggcgttgcgtagagacgtcgtttcattgtgtgtattataccgcatttatcatatggagtgttccaaagagctgttccacctgattcctgccgccaaattccaccttcgcacgacacaccacaatttaagatatcatccccaccatctggcgGATgtggtgcggttttcaaggatctttcttccacgtactacaaagctgtggaatgagcttccttgtttccgggacgatacgacatgggtttttatttagaaaatgaatTACAGAAATTGAAAAATCATATTGGAAACAAAATCTAATATAGGTACTTTGCCGGActcttaatactttttagtgttgCTATGTGGGCCTGTTTGCATGTGCCTCGCTCTATTGAGACCTAACACCCAGTTACTTCGACGCCAAATGACTTTGACTTCTAGAC contains the following coding sequences:
- the LOC126975749 gene encoding adenosine deaminase 2-like; amino-acid sequence: MPKGAALHIHSTLMLSTDKLMALTYEKHLYACLADGELDLQFSRLPPQRPCSFKWILLSELRERSNNVTRFDSELRKYFTMVTNDERFYDKDINYTWKKFNKVCKTIQSLISYRPVREKFFLEALNEFYSDNIMYIEIRSGLSRLYELDGRVHNQTYWPYLMQRVANQFKKEHPDFIGIKLILTRSRLRSVNETLEAAREIKEYLPDIFAGFDLVGQEDIGKPLSDYVPTLLEAKKNMKFFFHGGETNWFGTSTDENLVDAILLGAKRIGHGYALIKHPDLMDAVKKKDIAVEVNVISNTVLSLVRDVRNHPLATYLATDMPIVISSDDPGMWDSDPLSHDFYVMFVGVASKKADLRTLKQLVINSIRYSELDNRGKRSMFKIFNKKWHCFIRSLITLHKS